A window of the Methyloprofundus sp. genome harbors these coding sequences:
- a CDS encoding lipoyl synthase, whose product MSNVTAPSRATPTTHQRNAEKLARIPIKVEPRGSVLRKPEWIRVKLIGNEDITHIKKTLRENKLHSVCEEAACPNLNECFSLGTATFMIMGDLCTRRCPFCDVAHGKPLSLDVTEPINLAKTIKQLALKYVVITSVDRDDLRDGGAGHYAACINEIRSQSPATKIEVLVPDFRGRVELALDILQAAPVDVFNHNLETIPRLYKAARPGADYQQSLDLLQAYNEILPDVPTKSGLMLGIGETKEEVLAVMQDLRKHQCSILTLGQYLQPSAEHLAVQRYITPAEFDEYAVLAKKMGFKQVASAPMVRSSYHADEQVRELLAKD is encoded by the coding sequence ATGTCTAACGTTACCGCTCCTTCACGAGCAACCCCTACAACACATCAGCGTAATGCAGAAAAATTAGCTAGAATCCCCATTAAAGTTGAGCCTAGAGGGTCGGTTTTGCGTAAACCGGAATGGATTCGGGTTAAATTAATAGGCAATGAAGATATTACGCATATTAAAAAAACATTGCGTGAGAATAAATTACATAGTGTTTGTGAAGAAGCGGCTTGTCCAAACTTAAATGAGTGCTTTAGCTTAGGTACGGCAACATTTATGATTATGGGGGACTTGTGTACGAGGCGTTGTCCTTTTTGTGATGTTGCACATGGTAAGCCTTTGTCGCTGGACGTTACAGAGCCGATAAATTTAGCTAAAACCATTAAACAATTGGCATTAAAATATGTGGTGATTACTTCAGTGGATCGTGATGATCTTAGAGATGGAGGAGCAGGGCACTATGCTGCTTGCATTAATGAAATTCGCAGTCAGTCACCAGCAACTAAAATAGAAGTGTTGGTGCCTGATTTTAGAGGGCGTGTTGAGCTGGCTTTAGATATATTACAGGCAGCACCTGTTGATGTATTTAATCATAATCTGGAAACCATTCCGCGTTTATATAAAGCAGCTAGACCTGGGGCTGATTATCAGCAGTCTTTAGATTTATTGCAAGCATACAATGAAATCTTACCTGATGTTCCTACTAAGTCGGGGCTTATGCTAGGAATTGGGGAAACGAAAGAAGAGGTGCTTGCGGTTATGCAGGATTTGCGTAAGCATCAATGCTCGATTTTGACTTTAGGGCAATACTTACAGCCTAGTGCCGAGCATTTAGCTGTACAGCGGTATATTACGCCCGCAGAGTTCGATGAATATGCGGTTTTAGCTAAGAAAATGGGTTTTAAACAAGTAGCTAGTGCGCCAATGGTGCGCTCGTCCTATCACGCGGATGAACAGGTGCGTGAATTATTGGCTAAGGACTAA